The Stieleria maiorica genome includes the window CGGACAATGCCCCGACTTATGAGCCGACGGCGCTAGCCGCGGGCCTTGATTGCCCTGCGAGGCTTGTAAGGCCCGAGGCTAGCGCCTGCGGCTCGGTTTGCGATCGGGAGGCCCGAGGCTAGCGCCTACGGCTCGGTTTGTGATCGGGAGCCGCCTAACCGCGGGTGAACTTGGCTTCGCTGAGCCGGCGTTTGGTTTCGGCCATCAAAGCGTCTTCGTCGGCTTCGCTGTCGGCCACGTACGTGACGCTGAAACGCAGGTACGCTCCGGCGTCGTCCCACGGCACGGTGACGACCCCGAGTTGTTCGATCAGGAACCGCGTGGCGTCCTCGGCCTTTTCAAACGTCTCGCCGCTTTCGGTCCCGGTCGGCGCGGGCGTGTACAGGAAGTACGTCCCGCCGGGCATTTCGCAATCGAAACCACATTCTTTCAGAACTGCGACCAGCTTTTCCATCCGGCGACGATACTTCGCGTTGATCCGCGCGGGGATCGAATCGTCATCGAGTGCCGCGGCGGCAGCTTTTTGAGTCGCAATGAATTGACCGCTGTCGCTGTTGTCCTTGACGTCGGCAAAGGCGGACACGATACGTTCGTGACCGGCGACGAATCCCATCCGCCATCCGATCATGTCATAGCCCTTGCTCATCGAATGCACTTCGACGCCGACATCCAGCGCGCCGGGCGTTTGCAAGAAACTGGTCGGCTTGCCGTCAAAGGTCAGCAGGAGATGCGCCGCGTCATGCACGACGACAAACTCTTTTTCCTTGGCCAGTGCGACCACCTTGGCGAAAAACTCCGGCGTCGCCAATCGTCCGGTCGGCGAATTGGGATAGTTCAACACCAGCAACTTGGTGCGTCGGTAGACGTCCTCGGGCACCGAATCCAAATCCGGCA containing:
- a CDS encoding LL-diaminopimelate aminotransferase — its product is MSTATEPDVKDPYFQSLFADRIGGAGYGKSTEIYKFEKIKRAKRNALAAHPDRQLLDFGIGENDAMADESVRNVMAAEVNRPENRGYADNGVIEYKQAAARFMKRHFDVDLDPATQINHCIGSKPAYAMLPACFINPGDVTMMTVPGYPVAGTHTRYYGGDVFRLPLLKENNFLPDLDSVPEDVYRRTKLLVLNYPNSPTGRLATPEFFAKVVALAKEKEFVVVHDAAHLLLTFDGKPTSFLQTPGALDVGVEVHSMSKGYDMIGWRMGFVAGHERIVSAFADVKDNSDSGQFIATQKAAAAALDDDSIPARINAKYRRRMEKLVAVLKECGFDCEMPGGTYFLYTPAPTGTESGETFEKAEDATRFLIEQLGVVTVPWDDAGAYLRFSVTYVADSEADEDALMAETKRRLSEAKFTRG